From one Odontesthes bonariensis isolate fOdoBon6 chromosome 14, fOdoBon6.hap1, whole genome shotgun sequence genomic stretch:
- the LOC142399519 gene encoding cerebellin-4-like, which produces MRTLVAVLTLSLFYLCVAEVPDHQAGEPNSPEAIGIESACACAADPKPSQINYCELADILRELKTKLEYTETKLEILRSEIQVAFGASISNGENIGPFNTEITLIYKKVYANTGSFNPGTGIFTAPVKGVYYFSFSGHNISSKPMGLRLMKNGEQMVCVYNHMSGNRHETATNGMTLQLEVGDQVYMRLRKDTWVFDNSNDHTTFIGHLLFPL; this is translated from the exons ATGAGGACTCTGGTGGCTGTGTTAACTTTATCCCTCTTCTATCTGTGTGTGGCTGAGGTTCCAGATCATCAAGCAGGAGAACCAAACAGCCCCGAAGCAATTGGCATCGAATCAGCTTGTGCCTGTGCTGCTGACCCAAAACCAAGCCAGATAAACTATTGTGAACTTGCTGACATTTTAAGAGAATTGAAGACCAAACTGGAATACACAGAGACAAAGCTGGAGATCCTGAGGTCAGAAATCCAAG TTGCATTTGGAGCATCTATCAGCAATGGTGAAAATATTGGACCCTTCAACACAGAGATCACGCTAATCTACAAGAAAGTCTATGCAAACACAGGTTCATTTAACCCTGGAACAG GTATATTCACCGCTCCAGTCAAAGGAGTCTACTACTTCAGCTTCTCTGGCCATAATATATCATCTAAACCAATGGGGCTGCGGCTGATGAAGAATGGAGAGCAGATGGTCTGTGTGTACAACCACATGTCTGGAAATCGCCATGAAACTGCAACCAATGGCATGACTCTGCAGCTTGAAGTAGGAGACCAGGTGTACATGAGACTGAGGAAAGACACGTGGGTTTTTGATAATTCAAATGATCACACTACCTTTATTGGTCATTTGTTATTTCCTCTCTAA
- the LOC142399085 gene encoding ras-related protein Rap-2b-like — MREYKVVVLGSGGVGKSALTVQFVTGSFIEKYDPTIEDFYRKEIEVDSSPSVLEILDTAGTEQFASMRDLYIKNGQGFILVYSLVNQQSFQDIKPMRDQIIRVKRYERVPMILVGNKVDLEGEREVSSGEGKALAQEWSCPFMETSAKNKGSVDELFAEIVRQMNYSTVPSGGDQCCSCVLL, encoded by the coding sequence ATGAGGGAGTACAAAGTGGTTGTTTTGGGGTCGGGCGGAGTCGGCAAATCCGCGCTGACGGTCCAGTTCGTGACGGGCTCCTTCATCGAAAAGTACGACCCCACGATAGAGGATTTCTACAGGAAGGAGATCGAGGTGGACTCGTCTCCGTCGGTGCTGGAGATCCTGGACACGGCGGGGACCGAGCAGTTCGCCTCCATGCGAGACCTGTACATCAAGAACGGGCAGGGCTTTATTTTGGTTTACAGCCTGGTCAACCAGCAGAGCTTCCAGGACATCAAGCCGATGAGAGACCAGATCATCCGGGTGAAGAGGTACGAGAGGGTGCCCATGATCCTGGTGGGGAACAAGGTGGATCTGGAGGGGGAGAGAGAGGTGTCTTCCGGGGAAGGAAAGGCGCTGGCTCAAGAGTGGAGCTGCCCGTTTATGGAAACTTCAGCCAAAAATAAAGGATCGGTCGACGAACTGTTTGCAGAGATAGTGAGACAGATGAACTATTCAACTGTTCCCAGTGGTGGCGACCAGTGCTGCTCATGTGTCCTTCtataa